A window of the Haloquadratum walsbyi C23 genome harbors these coding sequences:
- a CDS encoding DUF7116 family protein, producing the protein MPTVSTPLLEEAQAIFARLGYSVSGDGSEFIAERKWRSVHVTVLRSGATLSNKRARTDGGTVSNQCQLRCFVAPKTETTLIKERLTAMNPEYEWAIMGVESNEDGKGHTDKYDVILPETN; encoded by the coding sequence ATGCCCACTGTTAGCACGCCTCTACTAGAGGAGGCCCAGGCAATATTCGCACGTCTTGGGTACAGTGTGTCGGGCGACGGATCGGAGTTCATCGCTGAACGGAAATGGCGAAGTGTCCACGTGACAGTGCTTCGTTCCGGCGCGACACTAAGTAATAAACGCGCACGAACAGATGGCGGCACAGTATCAAATCAGTGTCAACTGCGATGCTTTGTCGCTCCCAAGACTGAGACCACACTTATCAAAGAGCGACTCACAGCGATGAATCCTGAGTATGAGTGGGCGATTATGGGTGTTGAGTCCAATGAGGATGGAAAGGGACATACAGATAAATATGATGTCATATTACCGGAGACAAACTAG
- a CDS encoding universal stress protein, whose translation MTRVVVPVRYPLTEHSRATLAEAISIAGEQTAELTVLHVDLYQQGDDVSRAELKRAVEAAFGPIERARYVVRRGFLVEETILEEVAADNADIVVIGSKQVSRWRQMLRRVIDEPDIESYLKEKLECTVTTVRHNNIG comes from the coding sequence ATGACGCGTGTGGTTGTGCCGGTTCGATATCCGTTGACAGAGCACTCGCGGGCAACACTTGCTGAGGCTATCTCAATTGCAGGTGAGCAAACTGCAGAATTAACTGTTCTTCATGTTGACCTGTATCAGCAAGGTGATGATGTTAGTCGTGCAGAATTAAAGCGTGCTGTTGAGGCTGCTTTCGGTCCCATTGAGCGGGCACGTTATGTCGTTCGGCGCGGATTTCTTGTCGAGGAGACTATTCTTGAAGAAGTAGCAGCAGATAACGCTGACATCGTTGTCATTGGCTCAAAACAAGTAAGTCGATGGCGACAGATGCTTCGACGAGTGATTGATGAGCCTGATATCGAGTCGTATTTGAAAGAAAAGCTTGAATGTACTGTGACTACCGTTAGACATAATAATATTGGGTAA
- the trmB gene encoding HTH-type sugar sensing transcriptional regulator TrmB, producing MPEDLYVTMEQVGERFNLGEYEIDAYLAVLEHAQLTASEIADQTEIPQPRVYDTVRSLSDRGLVELRESRPMKIVAVDPDDAFENVQTSLDELIAELEARYTAPARDTEAVSLVKSRSTILRYIEEIIHNAEYELVLSLTPELLRRFHDDLAVAIDTGVSIDLLITPLSRAPNPSEFDYLEVATVTRARRGITTPVLAVADGNYSIYATQDALRDDRDRYGVIFNRSALGFLVSGFFGTVLWSTAETLADDGKQRPFPRRYASIRRAVKDIRELEGTFYASVSGRDVETSEPIVAEGRVMTTTFEETEEVAAIRLETEDDVVDIGGLVAALEDIEAQQVVLDRNGIPNRTQFE from the coding sequence ATGCCAGAAGACTTGTATGTGACTATGGAGCAAGTGGGCGAGCGATTCAATCTTGGTGAATATGAGATTGACGCATATCTTGCAGTGCTTGAACACGCCCAATTGACTGCCTCTGAGATTGCAGACCAGACCGAAATCCCACAACCACGGGTTTATGATACCGTTCGGAGTCTCTCTGATCGTGGACTTGTCGAGTTACGCGAATCACGACCGATGAAAATTGTCGCTGTTGATCCTGATGACGCCTTTGAGAATGTTCAAACGTCACTTGATGAGTTAATCGCCGAACTTGAGGCTCGATATACCGCCCCAGCACGAGATACCGAAGCTGTATCGCTCGTTAAATCGCGGTCGACAATTCTTCGATACATTGAGGAAATAATTCATAATGCTGAGTATGAGCTTGTGCTCTCACTTACCCCAGAGTTACTCAGGCGATTCCATGATGACCTTGCAGTTGCGATTGATACAGGAGTCAGTATCGATCTGCTCATAACGCCGCTTTCGCGTGCCCCCAATCCATCAGAATTCGATTATCTTGAGGTTGCAACAGTCACTCGAGCACGCCGAGGAATTACAACACCTGTGCTTGCAGTTGCAGATGGCAATTACTCAATTTATGCAACACAGGACGCGCTTCGGGATGACCGTGACCGATATGGTGTCATTTTCAATCGTTCTGCGCTTGGATTCCTTGTATCGGGCTTCTTTGGGACGGTGCTTTGGTCAACGGCTGAGACACTTGCGGATGATGGTAAACAGCGACCATTCCCACGCCGATATGCATCAATTCGCCGCGCTGTCAAAGATATTCGTGAACTTGAGGGAACATTCTATGCGTCGGTGTCAGGTCGCGATGTTGAAACAAGCGAGCCAATTGTCGCTGAAGGTCGGGTCATGACCACAACATTCGAAGAGACAGAAGAAGTAGCAGCAATCCGGCTTGAAACCGAGGATGACGTCGTCGATATCGGCGGACTTGTTGCAGCACTTGAGGATATCGAAGCCCAACAGGTTGTTCTTGATCGCAATGGAATACCTAATCGCACACAGTTTGAATGA
- a CDS encoding bifunctional metallophosphatase/5'-nucleotidase, whose amino-acid sequence MPRLLQYSDVENVFDNPRQAGRLAGAIRTRNDDHTIICGTGDNTAPGVLALIDRGQQALELFEAINTDVETFGNHDFDFGIEAIQSIVAASPQTWVSTNIYHQDDDGTAGERFAANDSVPTTIESVNKETVGFIGVTDPATPSLNPMADELYFTDPYNAAEKAVGTLQAADVDHIVALSHLGSGDDKLARQTDIDVILGGHLHTKRHEWVDGTLCVRPGAGGKTITEVTLNNGDITATQHETATAPLADDVVSALQGRIDAAGLDQVVAHTSQPLERTHSDVFAGESRIGNFVADAYRWALDTDIGLQNSGGIRNGPALSGDITTADLMSVVPFNEHIVCAEITGETLRAVLRESAASVVDFGEPGWWHSHLSGARVVWDEDAETIQAASVDNQPIAPRQSYTLATSAYVLHSDHEFPTLTNHHRVGEGGIQFEILIEYAREQGVDVAVEGRVKRIGSSDSQSASQSPSATTD is encoded by the coding sequence ATGCCGCGATTGCTTCAGTACTCGGATGTTGAGAACGTCTTTGACAATCCACGCCAAGCAGGACGCCTTGCTGGAGCGATCAGGACTCGGAATGATGATCACACAATTATCTGCGGGACCGGAGATAATACCGCACCGGGCGTCCTTGCATTAATTGACCGTGGGCAACAGGCGTTAGAATTATTCGAAGCGATCAATACGGATGTTGAAACATTCGGAAATCATGATTTTGATTTTGGAATCGAAGCCATACAGTCGATTGTCGCAGCAAGTCCACAGACGTGGGTATCAACAAATATCTATCATCAAGATGATGATGGAACCGCTGGGGAGCGGTTTGCTGCGAATGATTCCGTTCCAACAACAATTGAATCGGTAAATAAAGAAACGGTTGGATTTATTGGCGTGACAGACCCGGCGACGCCATCATTGAACCCAATGGCTGATGAGCTCTATTTTACCGATCCATATAATGCAGCAGAAAAAGCAGTTGGAACACTTCAGGCGGCTGATGTCGATCATATTGTTGCGCTTTCGCATCTCGGAAGTGGGGATGATAAACTCGCTCGACAAACAGATATTGATGTTATCCTTGGCGGACATCTCCACACGAAAAGACATGAATGGGTCGATGGAACACTCTGCGTGCGACCAGGTGCGGGTGGCAAGACAATTACCGAAGTGACACTCAACAACGGAGATATCACTGCAACACAGCATGAGACAGCTACTGCGCCACTGGCAGATGATGTTGTTTCAGCGCTCCAGGGTCGGATTGACGCTGCAGGGCTTGATCAAGTCGTTGCGCATACCTCACAGCCACTTGAGCGGACTCACAGTGACGTGTTTGCAGGTGAATCACGAATTGGAAATTTTGTCGCTGATGCATATCGGTGGGCGCTTGACACTGATATTGGACTACAAAATAGCGGTGGAATCAGAAACGGTCCAGCATTGAGCGGCGATATCACAACTGCTGATCTTATGAGCGTCGTTCCATTCAATGAGCATATCGTCTGTGCAGAAATAACTGGGGAAACGTTACGTGCAGTGTTGCGTGAATCAGCCGCATCAGTCGTCGACTTTGGTGAACCGGGATGGTGGCACAGTCATCTTTCAGGGGCGAGAGTTGTATGGGATGAGGATGCTGAAACAATACAGGCAGCTTCTGTTGATAATCAACCGATTGCTCCTAGGCAGTCATATACGCTTGCGACATCAGCATATGTGCTACACAGCGATCATGAGTTCCCAACGCTCACTAATCATCACCGTGTTGGTGAAGGTGGGATTCAATTTGAGATTCTGATAGAGTATGCTCGCGAGCAAGGAGTTGACGTAGCAGTTGAGGGGCGTGTCAAACGAATTGGGTCATCTGATAGTCAGTCTGCATCGCAGAGTCCGAGCGCCACTACTGATTGA
- the hisD gene encoding histidinol dehydrogenase — MTLTTRELSELTPDERAAFFDRDAGVADARAGARDILDRVRNEGDVALRELAREHDDVEVGTINVTDTAERAYDDIDEAVRTSLETAAANIRAFHQEQIPDDWRHTYDEDHRELGRRFRPLDRVGVYAPGGTAAYPSSVLMGVIPAIVAGVEHVALATPPGDPVHPVTRAAAHIAGADRIYAVGGAQAVGALTYGTESIDAVQKIVGPGNRWVTAAKAEVRGDVDIDFLAGPSEVLVIADETATPQYVAADLLAQAEHDPNASVVAVTDDQKTGEAIVKAIETQVNARERSDVIIEALEQAASGVIVTRSMSEAIVFAEEYAAEHLSIQAADDEAILDRIKNAGSVFLGSHTPVAAGDYASGTNHVLPTSGGARQHGGLSVDTFLRSTTVQRIDEIGLNRLDKTIQTLATAEGLEAHAESIQVRTGPADVKAESESTNERGGDADTDDNEPKDTTDHGVTTTESSE, encoded by the coding sequence GTGACACTCACTACCCGCGAACTTTCAGAACTAACACCGGATGAGCGGGCAGCATTTTTTGATCGAGATGCTGGGGTGGCTGATGCTCGCGCAGGCGCTCGTGATATCCTGGATCGTGTTCGAAACGAGGGTGACGTGGCGCTTCGTGAACTTGCCCGCGAACACGACGATGTCGAGGTTGGGACAATTAATGTGACCGATACTGCAGAACGAGCATATGATGACATTGATGAGGCAGTTCGTACATCACTCGAGACAGCAGCCGCGAATATACGCGCGTTTCATCAAGAGCAGATTCCAGATGACTGGCGACATACATATGATGAGGACCACCGCGAGCTAGGGCGTCGATTTCGTCCACTCGACCGGGTTGGCGTATACGCTCCTGGTGGAACCGCAGCGTATCCATCAAGTGTCTTGATGGGTGTTATCCCAGCTATCGTCGCTGGTGTTGAACACGTCGCGCTTGCAACGCCACCAGGAGACCCAGTTCATCCAGTGACGCGTGCAGCTGCTCATATTGCGGGTGCAGATCGAATTTACGCTGTTGGTGGCGCACAGGCTGTTGGAGCACTTACATATGGGACTGAGTCAATTGATGCCGTACAGAAGATTGTTGGACCTGGCAATCGGTGGGTCACAGCGGCGAAGGCAGAGGTTCGAGGTGATGTCGATATTGATTTTCTTGCTGGTCCCTCAGAGGTTCTCGTGATTGCTGATGAGACTGCAACGCCTCAGTATGTTGCTGCGGACTTGCTTGCACAGGCTGAGCATGACCCAAACGCGTCAGTCGTCGCTGTCACCGATGATCAAAAAACTGGTGAGGCAATTGTCAAAGCAATCGAAACTCAAGTGAATGCTCGAGAGCGCTCAGATGTTATTATAGAAGCACTTGAACAGGCCGCATCAGGTGTCATCGTCACTCGATCCATGTCAGAGGCAATTGTGTTCGCCGAGGAATATGCTGCAGAGCATCTCTCAATTCAGGCTGCAGATGATGAAGCAATTCTTGATCGAATTAAGAACGCAGGAAGTGTGTTCTTAGGCTCGCATACACCAGTAGCAGCCGGTGATTATGCTTCAGGAACAAACCATGTGCTTCCGACTTCTGGTGGCGCGCGTCAACATGGCGGGCTGTCTGTCGACACGTTCCTCCGGTCAACGACGGTTCAGCGTATTGATGAAATAGGATTGAACCGCCTGGATAAAACAATCCAAACACTCGCAACAGCAGAAGGACTTGAGGCGCATGCTGAGAGTATTCAAGTCCGGACCGGACCAGCCGATGTCAAAGCTGAATCAGAATCGACAAACGAACGCGGTGGTGACGCGGATACCGATGACAATGAGCCAAAAGACACGACTGACCACGGTGTCACGACCACTGAGTCGAGCGAATAG
- a CDS encoding amino acid ABC transporter ATP-binding protein produces MNNAVLQFDDIDKYFGKTHVLKDITLNIDTSEVCVIVGPSGSGKSTLLRCANRLEEIQNGEIRLDGQSISAVDADVNRLRQRIGMVFQSFNLFPHKTALENITLAPRKVKNIPDKEATQRAENLLDEVGLLEQSSSYPNQLSGGQKQRVAIARALAMEPKIMLFDEVTSALDPELVGEVLGVMRDLAGDGMTMMVVTHEMGFAREVGDRVVLMADGRIVESASPTSFFENPSTTRGKQFLSKLL; encoded by the coding sequence ATGAATAATGCCGTATTGCAGTTTGATGACATTGATAAATACTTTGGAAAAACGCACGTCTTGAAGGATATTACACTGAATATTGACACCAGCGAAGTCTGTGTCATTGTTGGTCCCTCTGGTTCAGGAAAATCAACCTTACTTCGATGTGCCAATCGGCTTGAGGAAATCCAAAATGGTGAGATACGGCTTGATGGACAATCAATCTCAGCAGTGGATGCTGACGTCAACCGACTTCGCCAGCGGATCGGAATGGTGTTTCAATCATTCAATTTGTTCCCTCATAAGACGGCACTCGAAAATATCACTCTCGCACCACGAAAGGTAAAAAACATTCCTGATAAGGAGGCAACACAGCGCGCTGAGAATTTACTTGATGAAGTTGGTCTACTTGAGCAATCATCATCATATCCAAATCAGTTATCTGGTGGGCAGAAACAGCGTGTCGCGATTGCTCGTGCGCTTGCGATGGAGCCGAAAATAATGCTTTTTGACGAGGTGACAAGCGCGCTTGATCCGGAACTTGTTGGAGAGGTACTTGGTGTAATGCGGGATCTCGCGGGTGATGGGATGACAATGATGGTTGTTACTCATGAAATGGGATTCGCTCGCGAGGTTGGCGATCGTGTTGTGCTGATGGCTGATGGTCGAATTGTCGAGAGTGCTTCCCCGACATCATTCTTTGAAAACCCATCAACAACGCGCGGAAAACAATTCCTCTCTAAATTGTTGTAG
- a CDS encoding mechanosensitive ion channel family protein, which translates to MVSVVVPGKDIFEYLLLLESPVFMSPSSILLLTQILLPVQTQTPTPSGSSNISPANVIPQWIQFPGWRWVVALAVVIVGIVISRYITRLIGRQVARRFQRQSVAQTALRLVRLSIVLFTVAVAASIVGLQVGDIVLSVTVFSAVLGIVLAPIAGSIVNGLFILADQPYEIGDMIELDDGRRGFIDDITIRYTKIFTLDNTFLVVPNSSIREQLVTNFSAEDERVRQTLDIAVTYESDLERARELIQRAAASIDDVIEGGPDIRVGNARYPARPTVFLDSFGDDGIVLRLRYWVVRPYRLQATESDVADAIWSRFHEDAAELEFAYPHRHLVFDHTSGSLDATVKTGPAGGKSPTTSETNTHESENDDMNSNIDISTDTQAE; encoded by the coding sequence ATGGTATCCGTTGTTGTGCCAGGAAAGGATATATTTGAGTATCTGTTGTTACTGGAATCACCGGTGTTTATGAGTCCATCTAGTATATTGCTGCTGACACAGATTCTGTTGCCAGTTCAAACGCAGACACCGACACCGTCGGGATCATCGAATATATCGCCTGCAAACGTGATACCACAGTGGATTCAGTTTCCAGGATGGCGATGGGTGGTCGCACTCGCCGTTGTTATCGTAGGTATTGTCATTTCACGATATATCACCCGCCTGATCGGACGTCAGGTCGCTCGGCGGTTTCAACGACAAAGTGTTGCACAGACAGCACTTCGCCTTGTTCGCCTGAGTATTGTTCTATTTACCGTTGCGGTTGCAGCGAGCATTGTTGGATTACAAGTTGGTGATATTGTTTTGTCGGTGACTGTATTTTCTGCAGTTCTTGGTATTGTTCTTGCACCAATTGCGGGGAGTATTGTCAATGGATTGTTTATTCTTGCCGATCAGCCATATGAGATTGGTGATATGATTGAACTTGATGATGGACGGCGTGGATTTATTGACGATATCACAATCCGATACACGAAGATATTTACACTTGATAATACCTTTCTTGTGGTTCCAAATTCATCTATTCGCGAACAGCTTGTGACAAACTTCTCAGCAGAAGATGAACGTGTCCGACAGACACTTGATATTGCTGTTACCTATGAGTCTGATCTTGAACGAGCCCGCGAATTGATTCAACGCGCTGCGGCAAGCATTGATGATGTCATTGAGGGCGGTCCTGATATTCGTGTTGGGAATGCTCGATATCCAGCTCGTCCGACTGTATTTCTTGATTCATTTGGAGATGATGGGATTGTGCTCCGACTTCGATATTGGGTTGTCCGACCATATAGGCTCCAAGCGACTGAATCCGACGTTGCAGATGCTATTTGGTCGCGATTCCATGAGGATGCAGCAGAACTTGAGTTTGCATATCCCCACCGACATCTTGTTTTTGATCACACAAGCGGATCTCTTGATGCAACTGTTAAGACCGGTCCAGCCGGTGGTAAATCACCAACCACCTCGGAAACGAATACACACGAAAGTGAAAATGATGATATGAACTCAAATATAGACATAAGCACCGATACTCAAGCTGAATAA
- a CDS encoding amino acid ABC transporter permease has protein sequence MADSYSGATSDTETDTDAQTVVADDRFFDDTVLRRVGVAVSSLFALGIILLLTYILTSQISYGLIPTILPQFIGAYGLVLGIVVASSVLSVTAGIFVGLARVSKTNITRGISAAYVQFFRGTPLLFQIFVIYFGIPTLWPGTFPIQGWGLPTAILSLTLNHAAYVGEAVRGGIGAVPDGQMEAARSLGMGYVQAMREVVIPQAWRNALAAIGNDQIILVKDTSLLTVIAIPELIQQFRDVNSATFDPWTPLLLVAIAYLSITVPMGRLVEYLETRADWGGDTNE, from the coding sequence ATCGATTTTTCGATGATACTGTCCTTAGACGCGTTGGTGTTGCAGTATCGAGTCTCTTCGCACTCGGTATTATTCTGTTACTCACGTATATCCTTACATCACAGATTAGTTATGGACTAATCCCAACAATCCTCCCGCAATTCATTGGCGCATATGGACTTGTGCTCGGGATTGTTGTCGCCAGCAGTGTGCTCTCTGTTACTGCAGGCATTTTTGTTGGATTGGCTCGTGTCTCAAAAACAAATATCACTCGAGGAATTTCAGCAGCATACGTTCAGTTCTTTCGCGGAACACCACTATTATTTCAGATTTTTGTGATTTATTTCGGTATCCCAACCCTCTGGCCAGGAACGTTTCCAATCCAGGGGTGGGGACTTCCAACAGCGATACTTTCACTGACGCTCAATCATGCCGCGTATGTTGGTGAAGCAGTTCGTGGCGGTATTGGTGCGGTACCAGACGGTCAAATGGAGGCTGCGCGGTCACTCGGCATGGGATATGTCCAAGCGATGCGTGAGGTTGTTATCCCACAAGCATGGCGAAACGCGCTTGCAGCTATTGGTAATGATCAGATTATCTTAGTAAAAGATACGTCGTTACTCACTGTCATTGCAATTCCGGAACTTATCCAACAGTTCCGCGATGTCAATAGTGCAACATTTGATCCATGGACACCGCTCTTACTAGTGGCAATTGCTTATCTTTCAATCACTGTTCCGATGGGGCGACTTGTTGAGTATCTTGAAACACGTGCTGACTGGGGTGGTGATACGAATGAATAA
- a CDS encoding replication factor C large subunit, translating to MTDWTERYRPTTLSAVRGNNAARDEFIEWAESWDDHHESVVLHGAPGVGKTSAAHALASDMGWETVELNASDQRTSDVIERLAGRAAKNATLAGAASGTTSTRQLIIMDEADNIHYQYDRGGKQAVTTLLKDANQPIVLIANEYYDMSRGLRNAAQDIEFRDISARSIVPVLRNILRKEDIEFEEAALKQIAEVNSGDLRAAIKDLQTTVEGSDRITVDDVKTGGRDRAMGLFSFLDSVLKEDAAEEALQNSYDVDETPDDLLKWVEDKVPLVYDDAELARAYEFLSNADIWTNRVYATDYNYRWWRYATDNLAGGVAAARETQRGGWTRYGGAPYRSTRDATRDTVVREVAKTGGFSMATARTAVIPFLSAITHLCKPRSLTVGMAAWYELDEAGVSYITGSGETTKKVASIVEDAAERRSEAVEAHAGSAFAETETEEKTNSTGNQDSGVDVQSHKSAESGDDTVTTANTPAEDHAQSGASETASATESASDSDASTDTDADDDGQAGLSEFM from the coding sequence ATGACTGACTGGACCGAGCGATACCGGCCAACGACATTATCTGCGGTCCGGGGGAACAATGCTGCCCGCGATGAGTTCATTGAATGGGCAGAATCTTGGGATGATCATCATGAGTCAGTCGTGCTTCATGGTGCACCCGGAGTCGGGAAGACCTCAGCCGCACATGCACTTGCAAGCGATATGGGATGGGAGACCGTCGAGCTCAATGCGTCAGATCAACGAACGAGTGATGTCATCGAGCGACTTGCCGGACGAGCAGCAAAAAATGCGACACTCGCCGGTGCTGCAAGCGGAACCACAAGCACTCGGCAATTGATTATCATGGATGAGGCTGATAATATACATTATCAGTATGATCGCGGAGGTAAGCAGGCTGTCACGACTCTCTTGAAGGATGCGAATCAGCCGATTGTCCTTATCGCGAATGAGTACTATGATATGTCAAGAGGACTCCGTAATGCCGCTCAAGACATCGAGTTTCGCGACATTTCTGCACGCTCGATTGTCCCTGTCCTTCGGAATATCCTTCGGAAAGAAGATATCGAATTTGAGGAAGCAGCGCTCAAGCAGATTGCTGAGGTGAACAGCGGCGATCTCCGTGCGGCGATCAAAGATCTACAGACGACTGTCGAGGGCAGCGATCGCATCACTGTTGATGATGTCAAAACAGGTGGTCGTGATCGGGCAATGGGTCTCTTCTCGTTTCTCGATAGCGTATTAAAGGAGGATGCGGCTGAGGAAGCACTTCAGAACTCATACGATGTTGATGAAACCCCCGATGATCTCCTGAAGTGGGTTGAAGATAAAGTGCCACTAGTATATGATGACGCTGAGCTGGCGCGAGCTTACGAATTTCTCTCGAATGCAGACATCTGGACAAATCGCGTGTATGCGACTGATTACAATTACCGTTGGTGGCGGTATGCAACTGATAATCTCGCTGGGGGTGTCGCAGCCGCTCGTGAAACACAACGAGGAGGATGGACACGGTATGGTGGTGCTCCATACCGTTCGACACGTGACGCAACTCGTGATACAGTGGTACGTGAGGTTGCGAAGACGGGTGGATTTTCAATGGCAACAGCTCGTACAGCGGTAATACCGTTTCTGTCTGCAATCACGCATTTGTGTAAACCACGATCCCTCACTGTCGGTATGGCGGCATGGTATGAACTTGATGAGGCTGGCGTATCCTATATTACAGGAAGTGGTGAAACAACAAAGAAAGTCGCTTCAATTGTTGAGGATGCGGCTGAGCGTCGATCGGAAGCGGTTGAGGCACACGCCGGGAGTGCATTTGCTGAAACAGAGACAGAAGAGAAGACCAACTCTACCGGAAATCAAGACTCTGGTGTGGACGTACAGTCTCACAAGAGTGCTGAAAGTGGAGATGATACTGTCACAACAGCCAATACTCCTGCAGAAGACCATGCGCAATCAGGAGCCAGCGAGACAGCCAGTGCAACGGAATCAGCATCTGACTCGGATGCAAGTACGGATACAGACGCTGATGATGATGGTCAGGCTGGTCTTTCAGAATTCATGTGA
- a CDS encoding HesB/IscA family protein: MSAETDDAGGETTVTITQQAASEAIQLIESEGLDTDKAGLRLFVQQGGCAGLSYGMRFDHEPEPDDAIVEQNGLRVFVDPASQNYIGGSRLQYEGGLQGAGFHVDNPNVVSECGCGESFRT, translated from the coding sequence ATGAGTGCCGAGACAGATGATGCGGGTGGTGAAACAACTGTAACGATTACTCAACAAGCGGCGTCTGAAGCTATCCAATTGATTGAGTCAGAAGGTCTTGATACCGACAAGGCAGGCTTGCGACTGTTCGTTCAACAAGGCGGTTGTGCAGGATTATCCTATGGGATGCGGTTCGATCATGAGCCAGAGCCTGACGATGCAATTGTTGAACAAAATGGATTACGTGTGTTCGTTGACCCCGCAAGTCAAAATTATATTGGCGGGTCAAGACTACAGTATGAGGGCGGACTGCAAGGCGCCGGCTTTCATGTTGACAATCCGAATGTTGTCAGTGAGTGTGGATGCGGTGAATCATTCCGAACATAG
- a CDS encoding ribbon-helix-helix domain-containing protein gives MSKQTVRFPDEVVESVESHVSDDEFTSMSEFHRFAIEHLLCQLDTEYEPVIQEYDEIERSTVYTGEAAASQGVGRADERGEFLQTAGRVRQYALRGDIETAYDLIDNRYEPSSPMAMFLDLIVRGAAGIHSSADNHPSLHSE, from the coding sequence GTGTCAAAACAAACCGTTCGCTTCCCCGATGAGGTCGTTGAATCAGTCGAGTCACATGTGAGTGATGACGAGTTTACCAGTATGTCGGAGTTTCACCGATTTGCGATTGAGCACTTATTGTGTCAACTTGATACCGAATATGAGCCGGTCATTCAAGAATACGATGAGATCGAGCGCTCAACGGTGTACACTGGAGAAGCAGCCGCGTCACAAGGTGTGGGACGAGCGGATGAAAGAGGTGAATTTCTTCAGACAGCTGGTCGTGTCCGTCAGTACGCACTTCGCGGTGATATTGAAACAGCATATGATCTCATTGACAACCGATATGAACCGAGTAGCCCAATGGCGATGTTCCTTGATTTGATCGTTCGGGGTGCCGCAGGGATTCACTCATCCGCAGACAATCACCCGTCATTACACTCAGAGTGA